In one Anticarsia gemmatalis isolate Benzon Research Colony breed Stoneville strain chromosome 9, ilAntGemm2 primary, whole genome shotgun sequence genomic region, the following are encoded:
- the LOC142975751 gene encoding nucleoside diphosphate kinase homolog 5-like, translating into MSVASSDTEELYNAVSERTLAIIKPEAYDDAEAIENTIKNNGFMILAKRVVRMTPEQTAELYKSHYGSHHFPHLVAHLSSGPCIALVLAAKNCIQKWRTLMGPARVLEAQAYWPDSIRACYGRRTKYGDYFNAVHGSVNHAEAIREIHFFFPNMIVGPLLRNWQVKDYIQKHITPTLLPGLTALAHERPAEPVLWLAEYLRRHNPNEPELAPQPPEQREDQRCHTPLPSEESLPIKK; encoded by the exons aTGTCCGTAGCGTCTTCTGATACAGAGGAACTTTACAATGCTGTGTCTGAAAGGACTTTGGCTATCATTAAACCTGAGGCGTATGATGACGCGGAAGCTATTGAGAATACCATCAAGAATAATGGCTTTATGATTCTAGCA AAGCGCGTTGTTCGTATGACGCCGGAACAGACGGCCGAGTTGTACAAGAGTCATTACGGCAGCCACCACTTCCCGCATCTCGTCGCACACTTGTCGTCTGGACCTTGTATTGCGCTTGTACTCGCTGCTAAGAACTGCATACAAAAATGGCGCACGCTGATGGGTCCAGCCCG agtaCTGGAGGCGCAGGCTTATTGGCCGGATAGTATACGCGCGTGCTACGGACGTCGCACTAAGTATGGAGACTACTTCAACGCCGTGCACGGCAGTGTTAACCACGCTGAAGCGATTAGGGAGATACACTTCTTCTTTCCTAACA TGATAGTAGGACCTCTCCTTCGAAACTGGCAAGTAAAAGACTACATACAGAAGCATATTACTCCGACTTTACTCCCAGGGTTGACAGCGTTAGCTCACGAGCGTCCTGCCGAGCCTGTTCTATGGCTAGCGGAATACTTGCGGCGACATAATCCTAATGAACCAGAGCTCGCACCACAACCTCCTGAACAGAGGGAGGACCAGAGATGTCACACTCCATTACCATCGGAAGAGTCTTTACCTATAAAGAAATGA